The proteins below come from a single Natranaerofaba carboxydovora genomic window:
- a CDS encoding MBL fold metallo-hydrolase, translating into MHFAQIYTPELAHCSYVIGKNQKCVVVDPSRDVEKYFKQADAFGMEIVGVLITHLHADFVSGHLELANKANATIYAPAAANCEFSYHPLKDSEEFTVENLCFKLTETPGHTPDSSFVTVFDLERGKDPILAFTGDTLLVGDVGRPDLFPDKEEELAEELFESLKKFDELPDSCEIYPAHGMGSLCGRSLSAKLSSTMGTERKYNYALQYDELENFKEDLLAEMPPAPDHFSRCSEINRKGPVLMDDLDQPKPMDPNEVNNAIQEGKIVLDTRSFVSFAAAHIPKSYSITKSGNLSKFAGWIIPPDDEIILVMDHEKDLEDVKNSLYHVGLDNIVGYLKGGIEGWINSGFLIDYIESMSVKRLYEWLEEDHPLVIDNRSSDEWETGYVPGSKLAPAPDVRFLYEEWSSEKPVVTICNTSKRSMLAASILKQKGFKRVINVMGGMTAWKNAGYPLQFRAEE; encoded by the coding sequence ATGCATTTTGCACAAATCTATACTCCGGAATTAGCTCACTGTTCTTATGTTATTGGAAAGAATCAAAAGTGTGTGGTAGTTGACCCTTCAAGAGATGTAGAGAAATATTTTAAACAAGCTGATGCTTTTGGAATGGAGATAGTTGGGGTACTAATAACACATCTACATGCTGACTTTGTATCTGGACATTTAGAGTTAGCTAATAAAGCCAATGCCACAATTTATGCTCCTGCTGCAGCTAACTGTGAATTTTCTTATCATCCTTTAAAGGACAGTGAGGAGTTTACAGTAGAGAACTTGTGTTTTAAATTAACAGAAACACCTGGACATACTCCAGATTCATCTTTTGTTACTGTTTTTGATTTAGAAAGAGGAAAAGATCCAATTTTAGCGTTTACAGGTGATACATTACTAGTTGGAGATGTTGGAAGGCCTGATCTTTTTCCAGACAAAGAAGAAGAGTTGGCCGAAGAATTATTTGAAAGTCTTAAAAAATTTGATGAACTACCCGATAGTTGTGAAATATATCCAGCCCATGGTATGGGTTCTCTATGCGGAAGATCACTCTCTGCAAAGCTATCAAGCACAATGGGAACAGAGAGAAAATATAATTATGCTTTACAGTATGATGAATTAGAAAACTTTAAAGAAGACTTACTTGCAGAAATGCCTCCTGCACCTGATCACTTCAGTCGATGCTCCGAGATTAATCGAAAAGGTCCAGTTTTGATGGATGATTTAGACCAACCAAAACCTATGGATCCAAATGAAGTAAATAATGCTATACAAGAGGGTAAGATTGTATTAGATACACGTTCTTTTGTGTCATTTGCTGCTGCTCACATCCCAAAATCATATAGCATAACTAAATCGGGTAATCTATCTAAATTTGCCGGCTGGATAATACCTCCTGATGACGAAATAATCTTAGTTATGGATCATGAAAAAGATTTAGAAGACGTTAAAAATAGCTTATATCATGTTGGTCTTGATAATATTGTGGGTTATTTGAAAGGTGGAATAGAAGGTTGGATAAATTCCGGGTTTTTGATAGATTATATTGAGTCCATGTCTGTAAAACGTTTGTATGAGTGGCTTGAAGAAGACCATCCACTTGTAATAGATAATAGGTCAAGTGACGAGTGGGAGACAGGGTATGTTCCAGGCAGCAAACTTGCACCTGCACCTGATGTTAGATTTCTTTATGAGGAGTGGTCTTCAGAAAAACCAGTAGTTACAATTTGTAATACAAGTAAACGCTCAATGTTAGCTGCAAGTATTTTGAAACAAAAAGGATTTAAAAGAGTCATCAATGTGATGGGTGGCATGACAGCGTGGAAAAATGCAGGTTATCCACTGCAGTTTAGAGCAGAAGAATAA
- a CDS encoding coenzyme F420-0:L-glutamate ligase, whose protein sequence is MYEINEKLTSGKPILKKVNKDYFTRHAIKTHFVTEKDNYLDLISNYVKPQYNKGDILIICEKIIALCQKRVVYSDELKVSKLAKFLSRFVNVTPAGKGIGNPEKMEVVLQKAGIIRVLIGALAAALTRPFGIKGLFYKIVKSESQEIDGFNDNAFDYYKDKGILSPKNPEQVCNEIKNKLNINAVIADANDLNVEILGKPTDSKYSDSFLKQIIEDNPAGQHNEQTPFILVKKEKVKKNLTKNATYQKVGK, encoded by the coding sequence ATGTATGAAATAAATGAAAAATTAACCTCAGGTAAGCCCATTTTAAAAAAAGTAAATAAAGATTATTTTACACGTCATGCAATTAAAACCCATTTTGTTACCGAAAAAGATAATTACTTAGATTTGATATCAAATTATGTAAAACCTCAGTACAATAAAGGTGATATTTTAATCATATGCGAAAAAATAATTGCTCTTTGCCAAAAAAGAGTAGTCTATAGTGATGAACTAAAAGTCAGTAAACTTGCTAAATTTCTTTCCCGGTTTGTTAATGTAACACCAGCAGGGAAAGGGATTGGTAACCCTGAAAAAATGGAAGTTGTATTACAAAAGGCAGGCATAATCAGAGTACTTATTGGAGCGCTTGCAGCTGCTTTAACAAGACCGTTTGGTATAAAAGGACTCTTCTATAAAATTGTAAAAAGCGAAAGTCAAGAAATAGATGGGTTTAATGATAATGCCTTTGACTATTACAAAGACAAAGGAATTCTCTCCCCCAAAAATCCTGAACAAGTATGCAATGAAATTAAAAATAAACTAAATATTAATGCGGTAATTGCTGATGCTAACGATTTAAATGTGGAAATTTTGGGTAAACCTACTGATTCAAAGTACTCTGACTCGTTCTTAAAACAAATAATAGAAGATAATCCTGCAGGCCAACATAATGAGCAAACACCATTTATTTTAGTGAAAAAAGAAAAAGTCAAAAAGAATTTAACAAAAAATGCTACCTACCAAAAAGTTGGTAAGTAG
- a CDS encoding ATP-grasp domain-containing protein has translation MIILDKPYVSNFLQNTIIKLDLPVLHSENIEELNLDNKINLIKGEDFINKVNEKGALVYSNSENSIDWITKNLSFTDLPEKIDVFKDKLKFRELLKDIYPDFFYKEVNVDGLKDFDINEIEMPFVIKPSIGFFSIGVYKVSSISEWKNVTTELKTEVNKMAKNYPVEVIDTTKFIVEENIEGEEFAVDLYYDKDGRPVILNILKHIFSSEEDVSDRVYITSKEIIEENHDQFVEFLDDIGEMVELKNFPMHIEFRFNNYGALIPIEVNPLRFAGWCTTDVAYYAYGINVYEYYFKQIKPDWKEILKNKEDKIYSIVIADLPEDIDVNEIVEVDYDKFRSHFEKPLEMRKIDYVKHGVFAFLFAETDYNNWQELEEILKSSLEEYLKFKN, from the coding sequence GTGATAATATTAGACAAACCATATGTTTCAAATTTCCTGCAGAATACAATTATAAAATTGGACTTACCAGTTTTACATAGTGAAAATATAGAAGAACTTAATTTGGATAATAAGATTAATTTGATAAAAGGCGAAGATTTTATTAATAAAGTTAATGAAAAGGGTGCTTTAGTTTATAGTAACTCAGAAAATTCAATTGATTGGATAACAAAGAATTTATCATTTACTGATTTGCCTGAAAAGATCGATGTTTTCAAGGATAAATTAAAGTTTAGAGAATTGTTAAAAGATATATACCCTGACTTTTTTTATAAAGAAGTTAATGTTGATGGATTAAAAGATTTTGATATAAATGAGATAGAAATGCCTTTTGTTATAAAACCGTCTATAGGATTTTTTAGCATTGGTGTTTATAAAGTCAGTAGTATTTCTGAATGGAAAAATGTAACAACTGAATTGAAAACAGAAGTTAATAAGATGGCAAAAAATTATCCTGTTGAAGTAATAGATACAACTAAATTTATTGTTGAGGAGAATATTGAAGGGGAGGAATTTGCTGTTGATCTTTATTATGATAAGGACGGTAGACCAGTAATATTAAATATTCTAAAACATATTTTTTCTTCAGAAGAAGATGTAAGTGACCGGGTTTATATAACTTCTAAAGAAATAATAGAAGAAAACCATGATCAGTTTGTAGAGTTTTTAGATGATATAGGTGAAATGGTTGAATTAAAAAATTTCCCGATGCATATTGAATTTAGATTCAATAACTATGGGGCTTTGATCCCTATTGAGGTAAATCCACTTAGATTTGCAGGTTGGTGTACGACGGATGTGGCTTATTATGCTTATGGTATAAATGTATATGAATATTATTTTAAGCAGATAAAACCTGATTGGAAAGAAATTTTGAAAAATAAAGAGGATAAAATATATAGTATTGTTATTGCTGATTTGCCCGAAGATATAGATGTTAATGAAATAGTTGAAGTAGACTACGATAAATTTAGGTCACATTTTGAAAAACCTTTAGAGATGAGGAAAATAGATTATGTAAAGCATGGCGTTTTTGCTTTTTTATTTGCAGAAACAGATTATAATAATTGGCAAGAGCTGGAAGAGATTTTGAAATCAAGCTTAGAGGAGTACTTAAAATTTAAAAATTAA
- the arsM gene encoding arsenite methyltransferase: MDGNKSNDTSRDIKKTVSEAYGKIAKESEICCGPSCCDTNEADGKNYLQKIGYTEAEIKSIPEEANLSLGCGNPTGIAELNEGEVVLDLGSGAGVDCLLAAAKVGEKGRVIGVDMTPEMIAKARKNAEKHNYSNVEFRLGEIENLPLADNSVDVVISNCVINLSADKSRVFEEIYRVLKPGGRISISDIALSEELPKEIKNLDKAYVSCIAGAILIEEYDRIVTDRGFKEVMIIDKENSACVDSFTNDPVAKEVIENLNNLDESLVEKLKDQVVSIDVKGKK, encoded by the coding sequence ATGGATGGTAATAAGTCGAATGATACTAGTAGAGACATAAAAAAAACAGTTAGTGAAGCATACGGCAAGATTGCCAAGGAAAGTGAAATCTGCTGTGGTCCATCATGCTGTGATACTAATGAGGCGGATGGCAAAAATTATTTGCAAAAGATTGGTTATACAGAAGCAGAGATAAAATCAATACCAGAAGAAGCTAATCTTTCCCTTGGCTGTGGGAATCCAACTGGGATCGCCGAATTAAATGAAGGAGAAGTTGTACTTGATCTTGGCTCTGGTGCAGGAGTCGATTGTTTGCTGGCTGCAGCAAAAGTAGGCGAAAAAGGAAGAGTAATAGGTGTTGATATGACTCCTGAGATGATAGCAAAGGCTAGAAAAAATGCCGAGAAACATAACTATTCAAATGTTGAATTTAGACTTGGTGAAATAGAGAATCTGCCTCTAGCTGATAATTCTGTAGATGTTGTTATAAGTAATTGTGTTATTAATCTTTCAGCTGACAAATCCCGGGTTTTTGAGGAAATTTATCGAGTGTTAAAGCCAGGTGGAAGAATCTCTATCTCAGATATTGCTCTAAGCGAAGAACTTCCTAAAGAGATAAAAAATCTTGATAAAGCTTATGTGAGCTGTATTGCAGGTGCAATATTGATTGAAGAATATGACCGAATTGTCACAGATAGAGGTTTTAAAGAAGTCATGATTATTGACAAAGAAAATTCAGCCTGTGTAGATTCTTTCACTAATGATCCAGTTGCAAAAGAAGTTATTGAAAACTTAAATAATCTGGATGAGTCTTTGGTAGAAAAATTAAAAGATCAGGTTGTAAGCATAGATGTCAAAGGAAAAAAATAA
- a CDS encoding YwbE family protein, translating into MTRITREDIKPGLRVQVVKKQDQHSGKLTEGVVESILTKSSTHPHGIKVKLTSGVVGRVKNIVE; encoded by the coding sequence ATGACCAGAATTACTCGCGAAGATATAAAACCAGGCTTACGTGTCCAAGTAGTTAAAAAACAAGATCAACATAGTGGCAAACTGACCGAAGGAGTGGTTGAGTCTATTCTTACTAAATCTTCCACACATCCCCATGGAATTAAAGTAAAACTTACTTCGGGTGTTGTTGGTAGGGTTAAAAACATAGTTGAATAA
- a CDS encoding YopX family protein, translating into MENIIRVRVWDKEKELMYYDMPLHLMIRHYARLNHINDIFKLKDYVFMRFTGFLDQNNRKIFEYDIIEQIGIPYLVKWNKEQGYFETDEITGLDTITLNEFLKRNPSEVVGNSYQPPRWLKIKAN; encoded by the coding sequence ATGGAGAATATTATTCGAGTTAGAGTTTGGGATAAAGAAAAGGAATTAATGTATTATGATATGCCGCTTCATTTAATGATTAGACATTATGCAAGATTAAATCATATAAACGACATATTTAAGCTAAAAGACTATGTTTTTATGAGGTTTACCGGATTTTTGGATCAAAATAATAGAAAAATCTTTGAATATGACATTATTGAACAAATTGGTATCCCATACCTTGTTAAATGGAATAAAGAGCAAGGATATTTTGAAACAGATGAGATAACAGGTCTTGATACAATTACGTTAAATGAATTTTTAAAAAGGAATCCCTCTGAAGTTGTTGGTAATAGCTACCAACCGCCTCGATGGTTGAAGATTAAGGCAAATTAA
- the serC gene encoding 3-phosphoserine/phosphohydroxythreonine transaminase has translation MTKRVYNFSAGPATLPEEVLNKVQGELLDYKGHGMSVMEMSHRSEPIKSIVDETESLVKELLNISDKYKVLFMQGGASSQFYMIPQNILKPDQTASYILTGSFAKKAYEEAVKIGNIKVAADMKAEKYTRLPNENELDFDSNNAYIHLTTNNTIYGTQWGSMPETSGIPIAADMSSDIMSRPIDMTNIGIIYAGAQKNLGPAGVTLVVIRKDLMENVPESLPNMNRYDVIAEADSLFNTPPVFAIYVMKLVLEWIKNMGGLNKIHEINKEKANYIYEVIDESDGFYKGHAKKEDRSLMNVPFRLKDEDLEKRFLQEAEKNELVGLKGHRSVGGIRASIYNAMPVEGCKALAEFMKDFCQKNK, from the coding sequence ATGACAAAGAGAGTTTATAACTTTAGCGCAGGGCCCGCTACATTGCCCGAAGAAGTACTTAATAAGGTGCAGGGTGAGCTTTTGGATTACAAAGGTCATGGCATGTCCGTAATGGAGATGAGTCACAGATCAGAACCAATTAAATCAATTGTAGATGAGACAGAAAGCTTAGTTAAAGAATTACTTAATATATCTGATAAATATAAAGTGTTGTTTATGCAGGGTGGGGCAAGTTCTCAGTTTTATATGATCCCACAAAATATTTTGAAGCCTGATCAGACTGCTAGTTATATACTTACTGGTAGTTTTGCAAAAAAAGCTTATGAGGAAGCTGTGAAGATTGGAAATATAAAAGTTGCTGCTGATATGAAAGCTGAAAAGTATACTAGGTTGCCTAATGAAAATGAGTTAGACTTTGACTCAAATAATGCCTACATTCATTTGACAACTAATAATACCATCTATGGAACCCAGTGGGGGAGCATGCCTGAGACTTCAGGAATTCCAATAGCTGCTGATATGTCAAGTGATATAATGTCGCGTCCAATAGATATGACGAATATTGGGATTATTTATGCAGGAGCACAAAAGAATCTGGGACCTGCAGGAGTGACTCTTGTGGTTATAAGAAAAGATTTGATGGAGAATGTTCCAGAATCTCTCCCAAATATGAACAGATATGATGTTATTGCAGAGGCAGATTCATTATTTAACACCCCTCCTGTCTTTGCCATTTATGTTATGAAATTGGTTTTAGAATGGATAAAAAATATGGGTGGACTTAATAAGATCCACGAAATTAATAAAGAAAAAGCAAATTATATCTATGAAGTTATTGATGAATCTGATGGATTTTATAAAGGACATGCCAAAAAAGAGGACCGTTCTCTTATGAATGTACCTTTTAGATTGAAAGACGAAGATCTAGAGAAAAGGTTTTTACAAGAAGCAGAAAAGAACGAGCTTGTAGGTCTAAAAGGGCATAGGTCAGTCGGAGGCATTAGGGCATCTATATATAATGCAATGCCAGTTGAAGGGTGTAAAGCTCTTGCAGAATTTATGAAGGACTTTTGTCAGAAAAATAAATAG
- a CDS encoding MerR family transcriptional regulator — protein MSINNTTNKEGYLISEASEISKLPSKTIRYYEDIGLIPSPQRSKSGYRVFTKEDIRRLKLIKKAKYLGISLEEIKEIVDLAFEESCRDFEERFVTLLSEKISEVNETINELYDLRRELVNTKNQITKNQELFRKDCRAGECEECSFIDE, from the coding sequence GTGAGTATTAATAACACAACTAATAAAGAAGGATATTTAATTAGCGAAGCCTCTGAGATTTCAAAACTTCCATCTAAGACAATCCGGTATTACGAAGATATAGGACTTATCCCGTCTCCACAGCGAAGTAAAAGCGGTTATAGGGTATTTACTAAAGAGGATATTAGACGTTTAAAGCTTATAAAAAAAGCAAAATACCTGGGCATTTCTTTAGAAGAAATAAAAGAGATTGTGGATTTAGCCTTTGAAGAAAGTTGTAGAGATTTTGAAGAGAGGTTTGTAACGCTTTTGAGCGAGAAAATAAGTGAAGTAAATGAAACTATTAATGAGCTTTATGATCTTAGAAGGGAATTAGTTAATACCAAAAATCAAATAACTAAGAATCAAGAGCTTTTTAGGAAAGATTGCCGTGCAGGGGAATGTGAAGAGTGTAGTTTTATTGATGAGTAG
- a CDS encoding class I SAM-dependent methyltransferase translates to MKQERCKICDNYTDAWIDEQFGIDYYYCNYCKIIFMDENSVVSSDKEIEVYNQHDNNLENKGYVKMFENFIDKAILPYYQKKNKKAENIKKALDFGCGPGPVLAVLLRQQGFEVDIYDIYFAPEKVYENKTYDLITSTEVFEHLMDPLETCKLLTKHLKEDGILAIMTLFHPESIKKFNNWWYRRDPTHISFYRPETFEVMADKLGLEVLDYDDKNTLVMKKR, encoded by the coding sequence TTGAAACAAGAGAGATGTAAAATATGTGATAATTATACAGATGCTTGGATAGATGAACAGTTTGGCATAGATTATTATTATTGCAATTATTGTAAAATTATTTTTATGGATGAAAATAGTGTAGTTTCTTCTGACAAGGAAATAGAAGTTTATAATCAACACGATAACAACTTGGAAAATAAAGGTTATGTAAAAATGTTTGAAAATTTTATTGATAAAGCAATCCTTCCTTACTACCAGAAAAAAAATAAAAAAGCTGAAAATATAAAAAAAGCACTAGATTTTGGCTGTGGCCCGGGTCCAGTGTTGGCTGTTTTGCTAAGACAGCAAGGGTTTGAAGTAGATATTTATGATATTTACTTTGCCCCCGAAAAAGTTTATGAAAACAAAACTTATGATCTTATAACATCTACTGAAGTCTTTGAACACTTGATGGATCCACTTGAAACCTGTAAATTACTAACGAAGCATTTAAAAGAAGATGGTATCCTGGCTATAATGACCCTTTTTCACCCGGAGAGTATAAAAAAGTTTAATAACTGGTGGTATAGAAGAGACCCAACCCATATTTCCTTTTATCGGCCTGAAACTTTTGAAGTTATGGCAGATAAGTTGGGCCTTGAAGTTTTGGATTATGATGATAAAAATACTTTGGTTATGAAAAAAAGATAA
- the ychF gene encoding redox-regulated ATPase YchF, with protein MKIGIVGLPNVGKSTLFNAITEAGADAANYPFCTIDPNVGVVDVPDERLDKLTDLVKPKKTTPTAIEFVDIAGLVKGASKGEGLGNQFLSNIREVDAIAHVVRCFKSQDITHVDGSIDPIRDIETINLELIFSDLELVERRIEKTEKLMKSGEKEYKKEYELLKRLKETLSDGNSARSLNFTSDEREILKSVPLLSAKKVLYVANVDENELQNDSNDLLKQVEDYASKEGSEVIKVSASIESEIVELDDEEKDEFLRDMGLEEPGLNRVIKTGYKLLDLITFFTAGEKEVRAWTAKEGSTAPQAAGKIHSDFERGFIRAEVIAYDDILKYESYAKARENGVLRIEGKEYTMKDGDVTHFRFNV; from the coding sequence ATGAAAATAGGTATTGTAGGTCTTCCCAATGTGGGAAAGTCAACATTGTTTAATGCAATTACAGAAGCGGGTGCTGATGCGGCTAATTACCCATTCTGTACAATTGATCCTAATGTGGGAGTTGTAGATGTTCCTGATGAAAGACTAGACAAATTAACAGACCTAGTTAAACCCAAAAAGACAACACCAACAGCTATAGAGTTTGTTGATATAGCAGGGTTAGTAAAAGGGGCCAGTAAAGGAGAAGGTCTAGGAAATCAATTTTTATCAAATATCAGAGAAGTAGATGCTATTGCCCACGTAGTAAGGTGTTTCAAATCACAAGACATAACACATGTTGATGGCTCAATAGATCCCATCCGGGATATTGAAACTATAAATTTAGAATTAATTTTTTCAGATCTTGAGCTGGTTGAGAGAAGAATTGAAAAAACAGAAAAACTAATGAAATCTGGAGAAAAGGAATACAAAAAAGAATATGAGCTACTTAAACGCCTAAAAGAAACTTTAAGTGATGGCAATTCTGCAAGAAGCTTAAATTTTACCAGTGATGAAAGAGAAATTTTGAAATCCGTACCTTTACTATCAGCAAAAAAAGTTCTATACGTGGCTAACGTTGATGAAAATGAGCTGCAAAATGATTCGAACGATCTATTAAAGCAGGTAGAAGACTATGCTTCTAAAGAGGGTTCAGAAGTCATCAAAGTTAGCGCTAGCATAGAATCGGAGATAGTTGAGTTAGACGATGAAGAAAAAGATGAGTTTTTGAGGGATATGGGATTAGAAGAACCAGGACTTAACAGGGTTATAAAAACAGGTTATAAACTGTTAGATTTAATTACATTCTTTACTGCCGGCGAAAAAGAGGTACGAGCATGGACAGCCAAAGAAGGCTCCACTGCACCACAAGCTGCCGGTAAAATCCACAGCGATTTTGAAAGAGGATTCATCAGGGCTGAAGTTATAGCTTATGATGACATCCTAAAATACGAAAGTTATGCTAAAGCTAGAGAAAATGGCGTACTTAGAATAGAAGGAAAAGAATATACTATGAAAGATGGAGATGTCACTCACTTTAGGTTTAATGTTTAA
- a CDS encoding transglutaminase-like domain-containing protein has product MKKLLVITILSFLLVGFTTNIQTTAKDSHSKNDSDHSEKYAYLQSTNLINWKENESTKELAKKLTEDADSHNEKLYEVYNYIVKNISYDREKLHYIKENINGLYTPNMDQILKDGRGICYDYSVLFAGMLRSVGIPTKLIKGYREGLDDYHSWNEVYIKEKDRWVIIDTTYDAVKTQEEDKSVHKFKADEKYQKEKNDNSLLSIFNSITKMLNHG; this is encoded by the coding sequence ATGAAGAAATTATTAGTTATCACTATTTTAAGTTTTTTACTAGTAGGATTTACTACAAATATTCAAACTACAGCAAAGGACTCCCATAGCAAAAATGATTCTGATCATAGTGAAAAATATGCTTATCTACAATCTACTAATTTAATTAATTGGAAAGAAAATGAAAGTACAAAAGAATTGGCAAAGAAGCTCACTGAAGATGCTGATAGTCATAATGAGAAGTTATATGAAGTTTACAATTATATAGTAAAAAATATTAGTTATGATCGTGAAAAGCTTCACTATATCAAAGAAAACATAAATGGCCTTTATACCCCTAACATGGATCAAATATTAAAAGATGGTAGAGGTATTTGCTACGATTATTCAGTTTTATTTGCTGGTATGCTTAGAAGTGTTGGAATTCCAACAAAATTAATCAAAGGGTATAGAGAAGGACTCGATGACTATCACTCCTGGAATGAAGTATATATCAAAGAAAAAGATAGATGGGTTATAATTGATACAACTTATGACGCTGTTAAAACCCAGGAAGAAGATAAATCTGTGCACAAATTTAAAGCTGATGAAAAATATCAAAAAGAAAAAAATGATAATAGTTTGTTATCTATTTTTAACAGTATAACTAAAATGTTAAATCATGGTTAA
- the aroF gene encoding 3-deoxy-7-phosphoheptulonate synthase yields the protein MLYVSRDFQSEDSQIKIGPPGNETIIGGDNFTVMAGPCAIEDEKTLLDTAFEIKKTGCDFLRGGAFKPRSSPYSFQGLGVEGLKILQKAGSATGLKTITEVMEPENVETVAKYADMLQVGSRNMQNFSLLKEIGRSNKPVLLKRGISATIEEWLMAAEYILAEGNFNIVFCERGIRTFETYTRNTLDLSAVPIIKLESHLPIIVDPSHGTGNKNLIPSMSSASLAAGADGLMLEVHPHPERALSDGKQSLTINEFNQLLSKLNNLSSGICQESKIRCLN from the coding sequence ATGTTATATGTTAGCCGGGATTTCCAGTCAGAGGACAGTCAAATAAAAATTGGCCCTCCAGGTAACGAAACTATAATTGGTGGTGATAACTTTACAGTTATGGCAGGTCCATGCGCTATTGAAGATGAAAAGACTTTACTAGATACAGCATTTGAAATCAAAAAAACAGGTTGTGATTTTTTAAGAGGAGGAGCTTTTAAGCCCCGTAGTTCACCATACAGTTTTCAAGGCCTTGGCGTAGAAGGGTTAAAAATTCTGCAAAAAGCTGGCAGTGCCACGGGACTTAAAACAATTACTGAAGTAATGGAACCAGAAAACGTAGAAACAGTTGCAAAATACGCAGACATGCTGCAGGTCGGCTCAAGAAACATGCAAAATTTCAGCCTGTTAAAAGAAATAGGCAGGTCTAACAAACCTGTACTTTTGAAAAGAGGGATTAGTGCTACAATTGAAGAGTGGCTAATGGCAGCCGAATATATTTTGGCTGAAGGAAATTTTAATATTGTCTTTTGCGAACGTGGAATCAGGACTTTTGAGACATACACTAGAAATACTTTAGACTTATCTGCCGTCCCTATTATTAAACTTGAGAGTCATCTGCCAATTATAGTAGATCCAAGTCATGGCACTGGCAACAAAAATCTGATTCCTAGTATGAGCAGTGCTTCCCTTGCTGCAGGTGCAGATGGCCTCATGCTTGAAGTCCACCCACATCCCGAGAGAGCTCTTAGTGATGGCAAACAGTCATTAACCATAAATGAGTTTAATCAATTATTATCCAAGCTTAACAATCTTTCAAGTGGCATTTGTCAAGAATCTAAAATAAGGTGCCTAAATTAA
- a CDS encoding carboxymuconolactone decarboxylase family protein, with amino-acid sequence MENERTYFNQIEKEYLAIGASIGSGCLHCLDYHLKKARSARITDSEIDTALAIAEDIKQKTLDDLRNRARNMNAEDGQKDQEDEEILPTNKNKILAAFGAALGTNNSSELKKVLNMATNVGLTKAHIAVASQIVRKIKKNAEDICGKTVLDHFSYLDNMSEEVEAGAMCGFMNGQSKDEESPCCGDVDDEGDENKNQSGCC; translated from the coding sequence ATGGAAAATGAAAGGACATATTTTAACCAAATTGAAAAAGAATACCTGGCTATCGGAGCAAGTATTGGTTCAGGTTGTTTGCACTGTTTGGATTATCATTTGAAAAAAGCAAGAAGTGCCCGGATTACAGATTCTGAAATAGATACTGCCCTAGCGATAGCAGAGGACATAAAGCAAAAAACCCTCGATGACCTACGAAATCGTGCAAGGAACATGAATGCAGAAGATGGACAAAAAGATCAAGAGGACGAGGAAATATTACCTACAAATAAAAATAAAATTCTCGCTGCCTTTGGGGCCGCACTTGGAACAAATAATTCTAGTGAATTGAAGAAAGTTTTGAATATGGCAACTAATGTAGGTCTAACCAAAGCTCACATAGCTGTAGCTTCTCAAATTGTAAGAAAGATAAAAAAGAATGCAGAAGATATATGTGGAAAAACAGTGCTTGATCACTTTAGTTATCTGGATAATATGAGCGAAGAAGTTGAAGCAGGTGCAATGTGCGGATTTATGAATGGACAAAGCAAGGATGAAGAATCTCCATGCTGCGGAGATGTAGATGATGAAGGTGACGAAAATAAAAACCAAAGTGGATGTTGTTAA
- a CDS encoding GIY-YIG nuclease family protein — protein sequence MHFVYMLECSDGTLYTGYTTDLDNRIKKHNEGKAAKYTKFRTPVKLKYQEKFTSKSDAIKREITIKKMSRQEKLMLINKG from the coding sequence ATGCACTTTGTCTATATGTTAGAATGCTCAGATGGCACACTATACACAGGCTATACCACCGATTTAGATAATCGAATCAAAAAACATAATGAAGGCAAAGCGGCTAAATACACCAAATTTAGAACCCCTGTCAAATTAAAATACCAAGAAAAATTTACCTCTAAATCAGATGCAATAAAAAGAGAAATTACTATAAAAAAAATGAGCCGTCAGGAAAAACTGATGCTTATCAATAAAGGTTAA